A window of the Tunturibacter empetritectus genome harbors these coding sequences:
- a CDS encoding UDP-glucose dehydrogenase family protein translates to MSDSIHIAVVGSGYVGLVAAVCFAEMGHSVVCVDNDQKKVTALQDGESLIHEKYLPELLQRYRNARVRFTTDLSAATREAQAIFIAVGTPQSETGDADLSYVEAVASEIARSITTYKVIAEKSTVPVYTNEWIRRVMERNGVSREMFDVVSNPEFLREGTAVADFLHPDRIVVGTDSDRAAEIMAKIYEPLTTGRYYAKAGAIDGSCNNDAPPPLLRTSTKSAEIIKHASNAFLALKISFINAVSNLCEAADADVEQVAQGMGLDSRIGPKFLRPGIGYGGSCFPKDVAAFRSVAEQLGVNFSLLSEVENINVDQKRRFLNKVRSALWTLRGKKLGVLGLAFKGGTDDIRDSPAIELVRMLIEEGCSIRAFDPAAMQRAQQILPAGPEIQYASDPYDASSDVDALLILTDWAEFARLDLQRLAAAMRFPIILDGRNLYDPELMLENEITYFSVGRPTRHHTEELATVASRTR, encoded by the coding sequence ATGAGTGATTCGATTCACATTGCAGTCGTCGGTTCCGGTTACGTCGGATTAGTAGCTGCTGTCTGTTTTGCAGAGATGGGTCACAGCGTCGTATGCGTCGATAACGACCAGAAAAAAGTGACGGCATTGCAGGACGGCGAAAGCCTGATTCACGAGAAGTATCTGCCGGAGCTTCTTCAGCGATATCGCAACGCCAGAGTGCGTTTTACCACTGACCTCTCTGCCGCAACCCGCGAAGCGCAGGCAATCTTCATCGCAGTTGGCACACCCCAGAGCGAGACAGGAGATGCCGACCTGTCCTATGTCGAAGCCGTCGCCAGTGAGATTGCGCGTTCCATCACTACCTATAAAGTCATAGCGGAAAAGAGCACGGTCCCCGTCTATACCAATGAATGGATTCGCAGGGTCATGGAGCGCAACGGCGTCTCACGGGAGATGTTCGATGTCGTCTCCAACCCCGAGTTCCTCCGCGAAGGAACAGCCGTCGCTGACTTCCTCCATCCCGACCGAATCGTAGTAGGAACTGACAGCGACCGCGCCGCCGAGATCATGGCGAAGATCTACGAGCCCTTGACCACGGGCAGGTACTACGCTAAAGCCGGAGCAATCGACGGCTCCTGCAATAACGACGCTCCGCCACCTCTGCTCCGTACCTCCACCAAGAGCGCCGAGATCATCAAGCACGCCTCCAACGCCTTCCTCGCCCTCAAAATCTCCTTCATCAACGCAGTCTCCAATCTCTGCGAGGCCGCAGACGCCGACGTCGAACAGGTAGCCCAGGGCATGGGCCTCGACAGCCGTATCGGACCAAAATTTCTGCGACCCGGCATCGGTTACGGCGGATCCTGCTTCCCGAAGGATGTCGCCGCCTTCCGCTCAGTCGCCGAACAGCTTGGAGTCAACTTTTCTCTGCTCTCTGAAGTCGAAAACATCAACGTCGACCAGAAGCGGCGATTCCTCAATAAGGTTCGTTCCGCGCTCTGGACGCTCCGCGGCAAAAAACTCGGTGTGCTTGGCCTTGCCTTCAAAGGTGGGACCGACGACATTCGCGACTCTCCCGCAATCGAGCTGGTCCGAATGTTGATCGAGGAGGGATGCTCCATCCGTGCCTTCGACCCCGCCGCCATGCAGCGTGCACAGCAAATACTCCCTGCCGGGCCAGAGATTCAATATGCCTCCGACCCTTACGACGCCTCCAGCGACGTCGACGCTCTTCTGATCCTCACCGACTGGGCGGAGTTTGCCCGTCTCGACCTTCAGCGTCTCGCCGCGGCAATGCGCTTCCCTATCATCCTTGATGGCCGCAATCTCTATGATCCCGAGCTGATGCTGGAAAATGAGATTACATACTTCAGCGTAGGCAGACCAACGCGGCATCACACGGAGGAGCTCGCAACCGTAGCGTCTCGCACTCGATAA